Below is a window of Candidatus Desulfatibia profunda DNA.
GACGTGGTCGACATCGCTGCCAAGCTCAAGCCGTCGGCCCGGGGAGAGCTTGAGATTACAGACATCAACAGAGAATATTTGCGCAGAGGCCAACTCCGGGTCGAGCTTCTGGGAAGAGGTTTTGCCTGGCTGGATACCGGAACCCAGGAAGCCCTGCAGCAAGCCGCCAGTTTTGTTCGGGTTATTCAGGAACGCCAGGGGCTTAAAATTTCATGTATTGAAGAAATTTCCTACAGCCTAGGCTATATCAACAAAGTGCAGCTCGCCAAGCTTGCGTCTGAAATGTTAAAAAATGAATACGGTCGCTATCTGATGGATTTGATTGCAGAGGAGGAAAATAATACTCAGCGCTGAAATCCCATATTTTTTGGTTCGGCTTGTCCGGGTTCGACTATTCCAGTTCAAAACGTATTGGGACCCTAACCCACATCTCCACGTTTTCATTCCCCCGCATACCGGGTACGAACGTCCATTTTTTCACAGAATTTATGGCCGCCTGGTCCAGAATCGGGTATCCACTTGACGTGGAGACCTTCAGGTCGCTGACATTTCCATTGCGGCTCACCAGAACTTCCAAAACAACATTGCCCTGATATCCCCTGCGCCTGGCCATACGGGGATATTCGGGAGCAGGGTTGGTTTGATACAGCGGTTTGGCCTCCTGCACGAAGGGAGACGCCGATTGATCCTGGTTTCCACGATCAATCGGTTTTGACGTTTCGGGATCAGTCAGTCTGGTTTCAGGCGCAGGTTTGTAATTGTCGACGGTCTCTGCAACAGACGCGGTTGAAAGGGGCCGGGAAGCGGTATCGGGTTTTAAGGGCATGGGTTTTGTAATTTGCTCTTTCAGCATTTTGGGGGGAGTTTTGAAACGGACCGGTGTTTTCGAAGGGATATCCTGAATTTTCACTGCAGGTTTCCGGGGCTGCCAAGAGGCCAACGTCATGGTCATAACACGGGGTATCGGTCTGTCGATAAAGATCGGTTTATACCAGTTGCACTCCGCTCCCA
It encodes the following:
- a CDS encoding energy transducer TonB, yielding MKRTLIAAVLALGIHAIILGAECNWYKPIFIDRPIPRVMTMTLASWQPRKPAVKIQDIPSKTPVRFKTPPKMLKEQITKPMPLKPDTASRPLSTASVAETVDNYKPAPETRLTDPETSKPIDRGNQDQSASPFVQEAKPLYQTNPAPEYPRMARRRGYQGNVVLEVLVSRNGNVSDLKVSTSSGYPILDQAAINSVKKWTFVPGMRGNENVEMWVRVPIRFELE